A genomic window from Purpureocillium takamizusanense chromosome 2, complete sequence includes:
- a CDS encoding uncharacterized protein (EggNog:ENOG503PET8) produces the protein MSSPGRATASLAGLPPEVQHTICAQLCCHCCNAMPENTRKHVTNRRALMALSATSKQMKAVAQPFVFHYVPGSLSGRHLHLWPFIRTIHARPDLASAVKWLGCNTDRPFDDAGAIRRCKEIGRSLQLSLDGDPSFSVFTDRVTAISLTQNCDPWLIDQFVNEVVISMLTGLEMLELAVYADTYDKKVFEPGCVFLASRFKRLEKTPGLASLRALKFNIGHYRVAAPGISVLLNAAPNLEQLLFKSCSGFWHRNYPDFRDEPLELPEARDIRALVPIMHNLRSLSFDSSVLRDDDEYSDFESLRGLIERCPRLEHFTFKAFRPLDDIDRTDIQHHRLVSALLPARETLKVLDLYIGSILERYTGAYVDNFTGEIIEAATPVDLGPLLAQFRRLEVLKLDEAAFCRHQNDVDLADPFAMPGDQDKAKEGEESTCITDLLPLGVKRLSVRLVRGSRAWDDVAYLATAVRNGDFPALSAVRVDAQPTQPYVMRDPGEWSSICEKTEQDIKRLRHAFKGVGVSLETRALSEWDLYELDKMDEEPVFPDREPLNEVLSDFC, from the coding sequence caATGCCATGCCCGAAAACACGCGCAAGCATGTCACGAACCGCCGCGCGTTGatggccttgtcggccacGTCGAAGCAGATGAAGGCCGTCGCACAGCCCTTCGTATTCCACTACGTGCCCGGAAGCCTTTCAGgtcgccatctccatctGTGGCCCTTCATTCGCACCATTCACGCCCGGCCGGATCTCGCATCAGCGGTCAAATGGCTGGGATGCAACACGGACCGACccttcgacgacgccggcgcgaTTCGACGTTGCAAGGAAATCGGTCGGAGCCTCCAGCTGTCCTTGGACGGAGATCCCAGTTTCAGCGTCTTTACCGACCGTGTCACTGCCATCTCGCTGACCCAAAACTGCGACCCCTGGCTCATCGACCAGTTCGTGAATGAAGTCGTCATCTCCATGTTGACTGGACTCGAGATGCTTGAGCTCGCCGTCTACGCGGACACATACGACAAAAAAGTCTTCGAACCAGGTTGCGTGTTCCTGGCCAGTCGGTTCAAGCGACTGGAGAAAACACCCGGACTCGCCAGTCTTCGGGCGCTCAAGTTCAACATTGGCCACTATCgagtcgccgcgcccggcaTTTCCGTTCTCCTCAACGCCGCACCcaacctcgagcagctgcttTTCAAGTCTTGTAGCGGATTCTGGCACAGGAATTACCCAGATTTCCGTGACGAACCACTTGAGTTGCCTGAAGCGCGGGATATTCGGGCACTGGTGCCCATCATGCACAATCTGCGGAGTCTCTCGTTCGACAGCTCTGTGctccgtgacgacgacgagtactCAGACTTTGAGTCTCTCAGAGGCTTGATCGAACGATGTCCCCGCCTTGAGCATTTTACGTTCAAAGCTTTCCGCCCCCTTGACGATATCGACAGAACCGATATACAACATCACCGACTCGTCTCGGCGTTGTTGCCCGCTCGAGAGACTCTGAAGGTCCTGGACTTGTACATTGGAAGCATACTGGAAAGATACACCGGGGCATATGTTGACAATTTTACGGGGGAAATTATTGAGGCAGCCACTCCGGTAGATCTTGGACCATTACTGGCACAGTTTCGACGCCTAGAAGTGCtcaagctggacgaggcAGCTTTTTGTCGGCATCAAAACGacgtcgaccttgccgacCCTTTCGCCATGCCAGGCGATCAAGACAAAGCAAAAGAGGGAGAAGAGTCAACCTGCATCACCGACCTACTCCCGCTCGGCGTGAAGAGACTTAGCGTCCGACTCGTGCGTGGATCTCGCGCTTGGGATGATGTCGCCTATCTGGCCACGGCCGTCAGGAACGGCGATTTCCCCGCGCTGTCCGCGGTTCGAGTCGATGCGCAGCCCACCCAGCCGTATGTCATGCGAGACCCGGGTGAATGGTCCTCGATCTGCGAAAAGACAGAGCAGGACATCAAGCGGCTTCGGCACGCTTTCAAGGGTGTTGGTGTATCTCTTGAGACTCGTGCCCTATCGGAGTGGGACCTATACGAGCTGGATAAAATGGACGAGGAACCCGTTTTTCCTGACCGGGAGCCATTGAATGAGGTCCTATCCGACTTTTGCTAG
- a CDS encoding uncharacterized protein (COG:H~EggNog:ENOG503P10B) — protein MSVPSSEPPGRLISHFKNRGREQQGLGWSALWDSDESSLWDRGGPSPALIEFVESGHPLLPALVGRHPRALVPGCGKGYDVAMLALHGYEVYGLEISETGAQVARDYIAAELAEPSERNYGDPTQWPKVEVGSVKIITGDFFGRDWEDERDGSAFDLIYDYTFLCALLPEMRKDWARRMIQLLSPTGILVCLEFPLYKDLAAVGPPWGLRGVHWNLLAQGRDGRITEPPEETEEPAGKMRRVAYVKPKRSYESGRGYDMISVWKLKG, from the exons ATGTCAGTCCcgtcgagcgagccgccgggccgcctcATCTCGCACTTCAAGAACAG AGGTCGGGAACAACAAGGCCTGGGGTGGTCGGCTCTCTGGGATTCCGATGAGAGCAGTCTCTGGGATCGTGGCGGGCCATCGCCAGCTCTCATAGAATTTGTTGAGAGCGGCCATCCCCTCTTGCCAGCTCTAGTcgggcggcatcctcggGCACTCGTCCCG GGCTGCGGCAAAGGGTACGACGTGGCCATGCTCGCACTTCACGGCTACGAAGTATATGGTCTCGAGATCTCAGAGACGGGCGCTCAGGTAGCGCGCGACtacatcgccgccgagcttgcCGAGCCAAGCGAGCGCAACTACGGCGACCCGACGCAGTGGCCAAAAGTCGAGGTTGGAAGCGTGAAGATCATTACGGGCGACTTCTTCGGACGCGATTGGGAGGATGAGCGCGATGGCTCGGCATTTGACCTCATTTATGACTACACC TTCCTCTGCGCGCTGTTACCCGAGATGCGTAAAGACTGGGCCCGGCGCATGATCCAATTGCTCTCACCTACTGGCAtcctcgtctgcctcgaATTCCCGCTGTACAaggacctggccgccgtggggccgccgtggggcctgcgcggcgtgcACTGGAACCTGCTCGCgcagggacgggacgggcgcATCACGGAACCGCCCGAGGAGACAGAGGAACCGGCGGGGAAGATGAGGCGAGTTGCGTACGTGAAGCCGAAGAGGTCGTACGAAAGCGGGAGAGGGTATGACATGATCAGCGTGTGGAAACTGAAGGGCTAG
- the TMP1 gene encoding Thymidylate synthase (EggNog:ENOG503NXI6~COG:F~BUSCO:EOG09263RVR), with protein sequence MTRPHEEHQYLELVREILEEGEHRPDRTGTGTYSVFAPRPLKFSLNRDGTPILPLLTTKRVFLKAVVAELLWFIEANTSSLALSDAGVKIWDGNGSREFLDSVGLSHREVGDLGPVYGFQWRHFGAEYKDAKTDYTGQGVDQLADVIDKLKNKPYDRRIIMSAWNPKDLKSMALPPCHMFAQFYVSYPRAKRSASGATAAAANGNSNGETNGDKPKGHLHCQLYQRSCDMGLGVPFNIASYALLTHMLAHVCDLVPGSLTHVMGDAHVYLDHVEALEEQLKREPRDFPELEITRETGGSIDGWKAEEFVVKGYNPHKSIPMKMSV encoded by the exons ATGACGCGGCCGCACGAGGAACACCAATACCTCGAACTCGTTCGCGAGATCCTAGAGGAGGGGGAGCACCGACCTGACAG AACGGGGACCGGTACCTACAGCGTCTTTGCTCCGCGGCCGCTCAAGTTCTCCCTCAACCGCGATGGCACGCCGATCCTGCCGCTCCTGACGACCAAGCGCGTCTTcctcaaggccgtcgtcgccgagctcctctGGTTCATCGAGGCCAACACGTCGTCGCTTGCGCtcagcgacgccggcgtcaagATCTGGGACGGCAACGGCTCGCGTGAGTTCCTCGACAGCGTGGGCCTGTCGCACCGCGAGGTTGGCGACCTGGGCCCCGTCTACGGCTTCCAGTGGCGACACTTTGGCGCCGAGTACAAGGACGCCAAGACGGACTACAcggggcagggcgtcgaccaGCTTGCCGACGTCATCGACAAGCTCAAGAACAAGCCCTACGACCGGCGAATCATCATGTCGGCGTGGAACCCCAAGGACCTCAAGAGCAtggccctgccgccgtgTCACATGTTCGCCCAGTTCTACGTTTCCTACCCCCGCGCGAAGCGGTCCGCCAgtggcgccacggccgcggccgccaacggAAACAGCAACGGGGAGACGAACGGCGACAAGCCCAAAGGGCACCTCCACTGCCAGCTGTATCAACGGTCGTGCGACATGGGTCTCGGGGTGCCCTTCAACATTGCCAGCTACGCGCTGCTGACGCACATGCTGGCGCACGTTTGCGATCTCGTGCCCGGGAGCCTGACGCACGTCATGGGTGATGCGCACGTTTACCTCGATCACGTCGAGGCTCTCGAGGAGCAGTTGAAGCGAGAGCCGCGCGACTTCCCCGAGCTTGAAATCACGCGCGAAACGGGCGGCAGTATTGACGGGTGGAAGGCAGAGGAATTTGTGGTGAAGGGATATAATCCGCACAAGTCAATCCCGATGAAAATGTCGGTATAA
- a CDS encoding uncharacterized protein (EggNog:ENOG503NW2I~TransMembrane:12 (i97-118o124-152i164-180o186-204i225-247o253-272i323-349o361-381i414-435o441-462i483-501o507-528i)~COG:S), with protein sequence MDSPSPASGRAQPEMAQVSFHIPVAARRSSRHGSSSTSDHQTLPDDMNPPQRAPPEMPPEYITPDVRNAIRTMNARFDWISPSDPDNPRNFSFTYRVFSTVAITSLATVATVAGAMYAPAQDDVAAYFGCSHEVAVLPLSMYNLGLAFGPLVGAPLSETYGRKAVFLFTAPVFAAFTLGAGFCDGVVALIVCRFFAGVFSSSLINNAPATIIESSDGSFRGAALGIYYTLPSFGASLGPLMGGFIVSASSWRWTQWASVILALACYIPVCFTRETYKKVILRRRAFRMGLDTSSQRTSPGRAFRYFATVLIQRPIHMLFTEPIVTLVSLYNGFLYGLLYTFVIAVPWIFGEYYQFNKTSEALSFIGLMVGTLAASPPLVLIDLKYYQKRLAAWRSTHPPDEDGVEEPLPSEHRLIGAMIGSILLPSSLFLVAWTAQYRIHWIVPMIFQGAVMLSSLLVYASANLFMLDAYGPLYGASASGGMMLTRYLFSAAFPLFALQMYKALGVGWATSVLGFVTVAMAPIPWAFWKYGEQLRRRSKYERSS encoded by the coding sequence ATGGACAGCCCCTCGCCGGCTTCAGGCCGGGCCCAGCCCGAGATGGCTCAGGTCTCCTTTCACATcccggtcgccgcccgcaggaGCTCACGGCacggctcctcgtcgacatcggaCCATCAGACGCTCCCTGACGACATGAACCCGCCGCAGCGAGCACCGCCGGAGATGCCACCCGAGTACATTACGCCCGACGTGCGCAACGCGATCCGGACTATGAACGCACGCTTCGACTGGATCTCGCCCTCAGACCCAGACAACCCGCGCAACTTCTCCTTCACTTACCGCGTCTTCagcaccgtcgccatcacgtccctcgccaccgtcgccaccgtcgccggcgccatgtacgcgcccgcgcaagacgacgtcgccgcctaCTTCGGCTGCAGCCACGAGGTCGCCGTCCTGCCCCTGAGCATGTAcaacctcggcctcgccttcggccccctcgtcggcgcgcccCTGTCCGAGACGTACGGCCGCAAggccgtcttcctcttcaccGCGCCCGTCTTCGCGGCGTTTACGCTCGGTGCCGGCTTCTGCGATGGCGTGGTCGCGCTCATCGTGTgccgcttcttcgccggcgtcttctcctcgtcgctcatcaacaacgcccccgccaccatcatcgagTCCTCCGACGGGAGCTttcgcggcgccgccctcggcatctACTACACGCTGCCGTCGTTTGGCGCCTCTCTTGGCCCCCTCATGGGCGGCTTCAtcgtctcggcgtcgagctggcggtgGACCCAATGGGCTTCAGTCATTCTGGCGCTCGCCTGCTACATCCCCGTGTGCTTCACCCGTGAGACCTACAAGAAGGTCAtcctccgccggcgggccTTTCGCATGGGCCTGGACACGTCCTCTCAGCGCACCTCACCGGGTCGTGCGTTTCGGTACTTTGCAACTGTCCTGATCCAGCGGCCCATTCACATGCTCTTTACCGAGCCCATCGTCACGCTCGTGAGCTTGTACAACGGTTTCCTCTACGGTCTGCTCTATACATTCGTCATTGCTGTGCCCTGGATCTTTGGCGAGTACTACCAGTTCAACAAGACCAGTGAGGCGCTATCTTTCATCGGGCTCATGGTTGGCACACTCGCGGCTTCACCACCTCTGGTGCTTATCGATCTCAAGTACTACCAAAAGCGGCTCGCTGCGTGGCGTTCAACGCATCCTCCCGATGAGGACGGTGTCGAGGAGCCCCTGCCGTCAGAGCATCGTCTCATAGGCGCCATGATTGGCAGTATCCTACTCCCGTCCAGCCTGTTCCTCGTGGCGTGGACCGCACAGTATCGTATCCACTGGATAGTGCCCATGATCTTCCAGGGCGCCGTCATGCTGAGCTCCTTGCTGGTCTACGCGAGCGCCAACCTCTTCATGCTAGACGCTTACGGCCCGTTGTACGGCGCGTCAGCTTCGGGTGGCATGATGCTTACTCGCTATCTCTTTAGCGCGGCATTCCCGTTGTTTGCCTTGCAAATGTACAAAGCATTGGGTGTTGGATGGGCCACGAGCGTATTAGGCTTCGTTACGGTTGCCATGGCACCAATCCCATGGGCGTTTTGGAAATATGGAGAGCAGTTGCGTCGCAGGAGCAAGTACGAGCGGAGTTCATAG
- a CDS encoding uncharacterized protein (SECRETED:SignalP(1-18~SECRETED:cutsite=STA-LY~SECRETED:prob=0.6729)~CAZy:GH79~EggNog:ENOG503NYJ2~COG:G), whose protein sequence is MKAPVLLSAILTAASSTALYNVNPSSHNGGSPDASFVSFSIEFSSFPDFAGNKSHPNEFSYNLLNNLGRLSGSKPYVRVGANTQDYALYNASLQVGLDGVVDPSRSPDYPTTIQIGPAFFESYRTWPGVRFSHGFNLGLGGNSSEGWRTLIDTAPLACLAIGGDNFYTWEYGNEPNNYATSAQGPVRPKSWDAKAFTKQWLNGSEAIQAQMRKHCPKPAHGDYLSFMAPSYDDRVSNLNATVAWSEGLDKHGSVRWYSVHNYIDGAMSPGVTLQQTLMNHTRTTRDVDEQVAEYKRIMSVNEHHAPLIFGETNSLYNQGKPGLSNSFGATLWGVDFNLYSASAGFKRVHMHQGTNYRYQAWQPIDTDKTAKGTKAPYYGSIAVAAALGDLTRDSVSVSSIPMSSDAEAAYAIYSKGSLKGLMVINMHSYNTTKGGEGVEPLPSPSPRPSRDFSFSVDGLRPGASARIQRLMANGSDAITGVTFDGWSYNMELDNGKPVRLHNVTTGEVIRASRGVLTVRVPDSSAALVHLG, encoded by the exons ATGAAAGCCCCGGTGTTACTTTCAGCAATCTTGACGGCTGCGTCATCAACAGCTCTGTACAACGTCAATCCGTCGTCTCACAATGGCGGCAGTCCGGATGCCTCCTTCGTCAGCTTCTCGATCGAGTTCTCGTCTTTCCCAGACTTTGCGGGCAACAAGAGTCACCCAAATGAGTTTTCTTACAACTTGCTCAACAACCTTGGCAGGTTGAGCGGGAGTAAGCCATACGTACGCGTCGGAGCCAACACCCAAGACTACGCCCTCTACAACGCTTCCCTCCAAgttggcctcgacggcgtcgtcgaccctTCGCGCTCGCCCGATTaccccaccaccatccagaTTGGCCCCGCTTTCTTTGAGTCCTACCGCACTTGGCCGGGCGTCCGCTTCTCCCACGGCTTCAATCTTGGGCTTGGTGGGAACAGCTCGGAGGGTTGGCGCACCCTCATCGACACGGCTCCTCTGGCATGCTTGGCTATTGGCGGCGACAACTTCTATACGTGGGAGTACGGCAATGAGCCCAACAACTATGCCACGTCGGCTCAGGGGCCTGTCCGTCCGAAGAGCTGGGACGCCAAGGCCTTTACCAAGCAGTGGCTCAACGGATCAGAGGCGATTCAGGCGCAGATGAGGAAACACTGCCCAAAACCTGCGCATGGAGACTACCTCAGCTTCATGGCACCTTCGTACGATGACAGGGTGAGCAACCTCAATGCAACTGTAGCTTGGAGCGAAGGGCTCGACAAGCACGGAAGCGTGCGATGGTACTCCGTCCACAA CTACATTGATGGGGCAATGTCTCCAGGTGTGACCCTGCAACAGACCCTAATGAACCACACCCGAACCACccgcgacgtggacgagcaAGTCGCCGAGTACAAGCGAATCATGTCCGTCAACGAGCACCATGCGCCTCTCATCTTTGGAGAAACCAACTCGCTGTATAACCAGGGCAAGCCAGGGCTTTCGAATTCGTTTGGCGCCACGCTTTGGGGAGTCGACTTTAACCTCTACTCTGCCTCGGCGGGGTTCAAGAGGGTTCACATGCATCAGGGAACAAACTACCGT TACCAGGCTTGGCAGCCCATCGACACGGACAAAACGGCCAAGGGCACCAAGGCACCGTACTATGGCAGcattgccgtcgccgccgccctaGGAGACCTAACGAGGGACTCCGTCAGCGTCTCGTCCATACCCATGTCGTCTGACGCCGAAGCGGCGTACGCAATCTACAGCAAGGGGTCTCTCAAAGGGCTCATGGTGATCAACATGCATAGTTATAACACCACCAAGGGGGGCGAAGGAGTTGAACCCCTGCCGAGCCCGTCCCCGCGTCCAAGCCGGGACTTCTCGTTCTCCGTTGATGGACTGCGTCCCGGTGCATCAGCGCGCATACAGCGACTGATGGCCAACGGCAGTGATGCAATCACAGGCGTGACGTTTGACGGTTGGAGCTACAATATGGAGCTTGATAATGGGAAGCCTGTGAGACTACACAATGTTACCACGGGGGAGGTCATCAGGGCAAGTCGGGGCGTCCTGACAGTTCGGGTGCCAGACTCTTCAGCAGCGCTGGTGCATCTTGGATAG
- a CDS encoding uncharacterized protein (SECRETED:SignalP(1-25~SECRETED:cutsite=VCS-TP~SECRETED:prob=0.7094)~EggNog:ENOG503NVUM~COG:E~MEROPS:MER0003580): protein MVRIQAKAAAPTLLVLSSFLPGVCSTPVNPDGKVPKLGAVASEAGICSRIGTRLLEDGGNAVDAAVGTVFCIGTVAMYHSGIGGGGFMLLRTSNGTYEFVDFRETAPAAAYEDMYKNNVQASILGGLASGVPGELRATEYVHKKYGKLRWAEVIRPSIKLARHGFAVTQDLVKYMNNVTPNNKFLTEDPTWAIDFAPNGHLVQLGETMTRKRYADTLETIAQHGADAFYTGPIARATIAALKKANGTMTMDDLKNYTVALREPVQIKYRGYKLTSTNAPSSGVVALSALNTVSGYDGFGDSAHINLTTHRLDEAIRWAYGQRTEMGDPSFVDGMANYTKNMISAETGATIRSKISDVRTQNVSYYDPKGLESLETPGTSHIVAADASGFSISMTTTVNLLFGSQLMVPETGVIMNNEMNDFSIPGESNSFGYIPSPANFVRPGKRPLSSISPVIVEKNGKLYLSVGAAGGSRITTSTIQNVHHVLDQNMTIAKALAEPRLHDQLSPDLVSFEYAYDNSTVAYMKALGHNVTWVAPGQSTAQGLRMLPNGTFEAAGEPRQYASGGYAV from the exons ATGGTACGCATCCAGGCAaaggctgcggcgccgacgctgctggtCCTCTCCAGCTTTCTGCCTGGGGTGTGTTCTACACCAGTCAATCCAGACGGCAAAGTCCCCAAGCTCGGCGCGGTAGCTTCCGAGGCTGGAATCTGTAGTAGAATTGGAACCAGgctcctcgaggatggcggcaacgcggtcgacgccgcggtcggGACCGTCTTCTGCATCGGCACAGTCGCCATGTACCACAGCGGgatcggtggcggcggcttcatGTTGCTCAGGACCAGCAACGGAACGTACGAGTTTGTCGACTTTCGCGAaaccgcgccggcggcggcgtacgaGGACATGTACAAGAACAACGTTCAGGCCAGCATCCTGGGCGGGCTTGCGAG CGGCGTCCCTGGAGAGCTCAGAGCCACCGAGTACGTGCACAAGAAATACGGAAAGTTGAGGTGGGCAGAGGTCATCCGTCCATCTATCAAGCTCGCGAGGCACGGTTTCGCCGTCACGCAGGACCTCGTCAAGTATATGAACAATGTGACGCCGAACAACAAGTTCCTCACCGAGGACCCGACGTGGGCCATCGACTTTGCCCCGAACGgccacctcgtccagctcggcgagacCATGACGCGCAAGCGTTACGCCGACACCCTGGAGACGATTGCCCAGCACGGCGCAGACGCCTTTTACACCGGCCCGATCGCGAGGGCTACCATTGCCGCCTTGAAGAAAGCAAACGGCACAATGACCATGGACGACCTCAAGAACTACACAGTCGCTCTGCGAGAGCCCGTGCAAATCAAATATCGCGGATACAAACTGACGAGCACAAACGCCCCTTCaagcggcgtcgtcgcgctcagCGCGCTCAACACGGTCAGCGGCTACGATGGCTTCGGAGACTCCGCGCACATCAACCTTACGACGCAtcggctcgacgaggccattCGGTGGGCGTACGGCCAGCGCACCGAGATGGGTGATCCGTCCTTCGTAGACGGCATGGCCAACTACACGAAGAACATGATTTccgccgagacgggcgccaCCATCCGCTCCAAGATTTCCGACGTGCGGACGCAGAATGTGTCCTACTACGATCCCAAGGGCCTTGAGTCGCTCGAGACGCCCGGCACGTCACACatcgtggcggccgacgcgagTGGCTTCTCCATCagcatgacgacgacggtcaACCTGCTCTTCGGCTCGCAACTCATGGTGCCGGAGACGGGCGTCATCATGAACAACGAAATGAACGACTTTAGCATCCCCGGCGAGAGCAACAGCTTCGGGTACATCCCCAGCCCCGCCAACTTTGTGCGCCCCGGAAAGCGCCCGCtctcgtccatctcgcccGTCATCGTAGAAAAGAACGGCAAGCTATACCTCTCAGTCGGGGCCGCAGGAGGTAGCCGCATCACCACTTCGACAATCCAAAACGTGCACCATGTGCTTGACCAGAACATGACAATCGCcaaggcgctggccgagCCGCGGCTGCACGACCAGCTCAGCCCGGATCTCGTGTCGTTCGAGTACGCCTACGATAATTCGACTGTCGCGTACATGAAGGCGCTTGGCCATAATGTGACGTGGGTTGCGCCCGGGCAGAGCACCGCGCAGGGGCTGCGCATGTTGCCAAACGGTACTTTTGAGGCTGCAGGCGAGCCGCGCCAGTATGCTTCAGGAGGATACGCAGTATGA
- a CDS encoding uncharacterized protein (COG:S~EggNog:ENOG503P1BB~SECRETED:SignalP(1-26~SECRETED:cutsite=VNA-DK~SECRETED:prob=0.4969)), with amino-acid sequence MGTASYRVLATALFAACGSVARVVNADKEAICPAPATLYIQHAEAVSVTPVLISAWFPEKTNIVIDEQVTVPVTNVPSAFSTVVTKTKIARSVVMRRYSQPTYLRLSVSYFRNSELFWSRPAREDEYDGFVSTQSHNFQAHMHQEPPRKHQILDNQTPFLLKEFTYIEYNRNQASTSTYSLQQHEEFSGEHEVIIHEAKPHAHSLWTYQDLDMVNDPDKHPACAYSFKQHQEPPW; translated from the exons ATGGGGACGGCCAGTTATCGCGTCTTGGCCAcggccctcttcgccgcctgTGGAAGTGTCGCTCGCGTGGTCAACGCGGACAAGGAAGCCATTTGCCCAGCTCCCGCGACCCTCTACATTCAGCATGCTGAGGCAGTGTCCGTGACACCTGTTCTTATCTCGGCCTGGTTCCCTGAGAAGACCAACATCGTGATCGATGAACAGGTCACTGTGCCGGTCACCAATGTCCCCTCGGCTTTCTCTACGGTTGTGACAAAGACCAAGATCGCCAGAAGCGTGGTCATGAG GCGGTACTCACAACCCACCTACCTGCGGCTGTCCGTCTCATACTTCAGGAACTCCGAGCTCTTCTGGTCGCGTCCCGCCCGGGAAGACGAGTACGACGGCTTCGTCTCGACGCAGTCACACAACTTCCAGGCACACATG CACCAAGAGCCACCCAGGAAGCACCAAATCCTTGACAACCAAACCCCATTCCTCCTCAAAGAGTTCACGTACATTGAGTACAACCGAAACCAAGCCTCCACCAGCACCTACTcgctccagcagcacgaaGAGTTCTCCGGGGAGCACGAGGTCATCATCCACGAAGCCAAGCCACACGCCCACTCACTCTGGACGTACCAGGACCTGGACATGGTCAACGACCCAGACAAACATCCCGCCTGCGCCTACTCGTTCAAGCAGCACCAGGAGCCACCCTGGTAG